Below is a genomic region from Jiangella gansuensis DSM 44835.
ACCGAGTACGCCGGACAGCCCGTGGCGCGGGTGCCGTCGTTTGCCCTGCCCGGCAACGACGACAGCATCGTCGGGCTCTCCACCCGTCGCCGGGTCGGGCGCCTGTTGCGCGACTTCGAGCCCGACGTCGTCCATCTCGCCTCACCGGTGTGGCTGGGCAAGGCGGGCATGAGCGCGGCAGCCAGGCTCGGGCTACCGACGGTAGCGGTCTTCCAGACCGATGTCGCCGGGTTCGCCCGCGGCTACCGACTATGGCGCACCATCGGCGACGACGCCATCTGGGCCTGGCTGCGGCGCATCCACGAACAGGCGGACCTGACGCTGGCGCCGTCGTCCGCGACGCTCGCCCAGCTGGGCCGGCACGGGATCCCGCGGCTGGCGCGGTGGGGCCGCGGCGTCGACCTCGTCCGGTTCCATCCGGCGCACCGTGACGAGGACCTGCGTCGCGAACTGGCACCGAACGGCGAGGTCATCGTCGGCTACGTGGGCCGGCTGGCGCCGGAGAAGCAGGTCGCCTCGCTGACGGCGTTGCGCGATCTCCCCGGCATCAAGCTGGCCATCGTGGGCGGCGGGCCCAGCGAGGACGCGCTGCGCACTGCGCTGCCCGACGCGGCGTTCCTGGGGTTCCGCACCGGCGAGCCGCTCTCGCGCGCCTACGCGAGCTTGGACGTCTTCGTGCACACGGGACCGGCCGAGACCTTCTGCCAGGCCGTGCAGGAGGCGCTCGCCTCCGGGGTGCCGGTCGTCGCGCCCAACGCCGGCGGCCCGATCGACCTGATCGACCACGGCTGGTCCGGCTATCTCGTCGACACCGGCGACGGATCGGAACTGCGGGCCGCGGTGGAACGGATCGCCGCCGATCCGGTCCGGCGGGTCCGGATGGCCGCGGCCGCCCGGGAGTCGGTGTACGGCCGATCGTGGGACGCGGTGTGCGATCAGCTCCTCGGCCACTACACCGCCGCGATGGCCCGGCAGGCCCAGCGTGCGGCGCCGGCGGCGTAGGATCTGCGGCGGCTTAGGGTAGCCTCAGTGAGACATCTCACTGCTGATTCATGGCCCTGAACAGGTCAGACGTGAGATTAGCCACGGACTGACGGTCCCCGGCAGGGCTACCATGAGCCACGGCCGGAGCCGTGGATGCGCCGGCACTCGCCGACACATCGGAAGGCAACAGATCCGTGCCCAAGGCACCAGCTGGCACGCTCTACCGCGGCCGCGAAGGCATGTGGTCATGGGTGGCCCACCGGGTCACCGGAGTGGGCATCTTTTTCTTCCTCTTCGCGCACATCCTCGACACCGCGCTCGTTCGCGTGTCGCCGGAGGCGTACAACGAGGTCATCGCGACCTACAAGAACCCGATCGTCGGGCTGATGGAGGTCGGCCTGGTGGGCGCGGTGGTGTTCCACGCGTTCAACGGCCTGCGCATCGTCCTGGTCGACTTCTGGTCCAAGGGTCCGCGCTACCAGCGGCACATGTTCGTCGCGGTCGGCGTGCTGTGGGTGGCCCTCATGGTTCCGTTCGTCATCCGTCATCTCTCGCACGTGTTCGGAGGCTGAGCGATGACCACGACCATCCCCTCGCCCCGGTCGCCACGCACCACCCGGCGGCTGCGCGGGCGCACCAACACCGAGCTGTACTCGTGGCTGTTCATGCGGGCCTCGGGCGTGCTGCTGCTGATCCTGGTCTTCACGCACCTGTTCGTGAACCTCATGACCGGCGACGGCATCAACGCGCTGGACTTCGCGTTCGTCGCCGGCAAGTGGGCCGACCCCGTGTGGCAGGTGTGGGACCTCGTCATGCTGTGGCTGGCGATGATCCACGGCACCAACGGAATGCGCACCGTCATCAACGACTACGCCGAGCGCGACCAGGTGCGGATGTGGCTCAAGATCGGCCTGTACACAGCCACCACCATCACGATCGTGCTCGGCACGCTGGTCATCTTCACCTTCGACCCGTGCCCGCCGGACGCAGCCGCCGACCTGCTGCCGTCGTTCTGCTCGGCTTCATAGCCGTCCCCGCTGTTCAGAGAGGCAAGTCATGCAGACCCACAAGTACGACGTGGTGATCGTGGGCGCCGGTGGGGCCGGGATGCGCGCGGCCCTCGAGGCCGGCCAGCGCGTACGCACAGCCGTCCTGACCAAGCTGTACCCGACCCGGTCGCACACCGGCGCGGCCCAGGGCGGCATGTGCGCCGCGCTGGCCAACGTCGAAGAGGACAACTGGGAGTGGCACACCTTCGACACCGTCAAGGGCGGTGACTTCCTGGTCGACCAGGACGCCGCCGAGGTGATGGCCAAGGAGGCCATCGACGCCGTCCTCGACCTGGAGAAGATGGGGCTGCCGTTCAACCGCACCCCGGACGGGCTCATCGACCAGCGCCGCTTCGGCGGGCACACCCGCAAGCACGGTGAGGCCGCCGTCCGCCGCTCCTGCTACGCCGCGGACCGCACCGGCCACATGATCCTGCAGACCCTCTACCAGCAGTGCGTCAAGCACGACGTCGAGTTCTTCAACGAGTTCTATGTCCTCGACCTGCTGTTCACCGAGGTCGACGGCGTCCGGCGCACCGCCGGCGTGGTCGCCTACGAGCTGGCGACCGGCGAGATCCACGTCTTCCAGGCCAAGTCCGTCGTGTTCGCAACCGGCGGCGCCGGCAAGGTCTACAAGACGACCTCCAACGCGCACACGCTGACCGGCGACGGCATGGCCATCGCCTACCGGCGCGGACTGCCGCTGGAGGACATGGAGTTCTTCCAGTTCCACCCGACGGGCCTGGCCGGCCTGGGCATCCTGCTGTCCGAGGCCGCCCGCGGCGAGGGCGCGATCCTGCGCAACAGCGAGGGCGAGCGGTTCATGGAGCGCTACGCCCCCACCCTCAAGGACCTGGCTCCCCGCGACGTGGTCGCCCGGGCCATGGCCAACGAGGTCCGCGAAGGCCGCGGCTCCGGCCCGAACAAGGACTACGTACTGCTCGACCTCACGCACCTGGAGCCGGCGCACATCGACGCCAAGCTCCCCGACATCACCGAGTTCGCCCGCACGTACCTCGGTGTCGAGCCCTACACCGAGCCGGTGCCCGTCTTCCCCACCGCCCACTACGCGATGGGCGGCATGCCGACGACGGTGGACGCGGAGGTGCTGGCGGACAACGACCACGTGGTGCCAGGGCTGTACGCCGCCGGAGAGGTCGCCTGTGTCAGCGTCCACGGCGCCAACCGGCTGGGCACCAACTCGCTGCTGGACATCAACGTGTTCGGCCGCCGGGCCGGGCTGGCCGCGGCCAAGTTCGCGGCCACCGCACCATGGGTGGAGCTGCCGTCGTCGCCGGCGGACGAGACGGTGGCACTGCTGGACGGAATCCGCGACCGCGCCGACGGCGAACGCGTCGCCGTGCTGCGTCGCGAGCTGCAGGAGACCATGGACGCCAACGCCCAGGTCTTCCGGTCAGAGGCGACCCTGAAGCAGGCGCTGTCCGACATCCACGCACTCAAGGCCCGCTACCAGAACGTGTCCGTGCAGGACAAGGGCCGGCGCTTCAACACCGACCTGCTCGAGGCCGTCGAGCTCGGATTCCTGCTCGACCTGGCCGAGGTCATCGTCGTCGGCGCCCTGGAGCGCAAGGAGTCGCGCGGCGGCCACTTCCGCGAGGACTACCAGAACCGCGACGACGTCAACTACATGCGCCACACCATGGCGTACCGCCAGGACTCCGACGGCGCTGTTCGCCTGGACTTCAAGCCCGTCGTCATCACCCGTTACCAGCCGATGGAGCGCAAGTTCTGATGACTGCTGCTGTCGCCGACGCCCCGGCCGCCGGAGCGGTGCCGTCCTTCGAGGTCACCATGCGGCTGCGCCGCTTCAACCCCGAGGCCGACACCGAGCCGCGCTGGGAGGACCACACGGTCACCATGCACGGCACCGACCGCGTGCTGGACGCCCTGCACAAGATCAAGTGGGAGATCGACGGCTCGCTCACGTTCCGCCGCTCCTGCGCGCACGGCATCTGCGGCTCCGACGCCATGCGCATCAACGGGCGGAACCGGCTGGCCTGCAAGACCCTGCTCAAGGACCTGCCGCTGAAGAAGCCCATCACCGTCGAGCCGATCAAGGGCATGACGGTGCTGAAGGACCTCGTGGTCGACATGGACCCGTTCTTCGAGGCCTACAAGTCGATCATGCCGTTCCTGATCACGTCCGGCAACGAGCCCACGCGCGAGCGTCGCCAGTCGCCGGAGGACCGCGCCCGCTACGACGACACCACCAAGTGCATCATGTGCGCGGCCTGCACCTCGTCCTGCCCGATCTACTGGACAGACGGCCAGTACTTCGGACCCCAGGCCATCGTCGGGGCGCACCGGTTCATCTTCGACTCCCGCGACGAAGGCGCCGAGCAGCGGCTGGAGATCCTCAACGACCGCGACGGCGTCTGGCGCTGCCGCACCACCTTCAACTGCACGGACGCCTGCCCGCGAGGCATCGAGGTGACCAAGGCGATCCAGGAAGTGAAGCGGGCGCTGTTGTTCCGCCGCGTCTGACCCGCACCCGAGACTGCTTCGTTCGCCTCGCGCTACTCCCGCTGCTGGGTCACCTGATCTCCGTTGTGTCGTCTGATCCTCCGCGCCGGGGCGATCAGGTGTCATGCCGACGGGCTGTGCGATCGCTTCGTCGCCTGATCGCCTCCATCATGTGGACGCCAATAGATCAGCTGACAGTGCCAGGCGAGTTTCGCCCGTTACGTCGTCTGATCATCAGTACCGGTAACGGCTAGGGCGCACGCCAGCCCCGGACGGTAAGAGCCCGAACCAGCGTCGAACCCACCATGGTGGCCCTGCTCCGGACCGCGAATGAGGTAAACCGCAACATGGTTCGGCGATCGAGGACGATCTCGTTGGCCCGATCGAGATCAGCGTCCCACGCGGTCACGTCCATGTGTGGCCGCCCGTCGACCTCGACTGCGAGGTCGTACTCCTCCCAATAGGCGTCGAGGAAGTAGCGACCGTCGTTGTGCCGGAGTACGCGCTGCCGTGCAGGCTCGGGC
It encodes:
- a CDS encoding glycosyltransferase family 4 protein; protein product: MRVAIVAESFLPQINGVTNSVCRVVEHLTRHGHAALVVAPGEGVTEYAGQPVARVPSFALPGNDDSIVGLSTRRRVGRLLRDFEPDVVHLASPVWLGKAGMSAAARLGLPTVAVFQTDVAGFARGYRLWRTIGDDAIWAWLRRIHEQADLTLAPSSATLAQLGRHGIPRLARWGRGVDLVRFHPAHRDEDLRRELAPNGEVIVGYVGRLAPEKQVASLTALRDLPGIKLAIVGGGPSEDALRTALPDAAFLGFRTGEPLSRAYASLDVFVHTGPAETFCQAVQEALASGVPVVAPNAGGPIDLIDHGWSGYLVDTGDGSELRAAVERIAADPVRRVRMAAAARESVYGRSWDAVCDQLLGHYTAAMARQAQRAAPAA
- the sdhA gene encoding succinate dehydrogenase flavoprotein subunit, whose amino-acid sequence is MQTHKYDVVIVGAGGAGMRAALEAGQRVRTAVLTKLYPTRSHTGAAQGGMCAALANVEEDNWEWHTFDTVKGGDFLVDQDAAEVMAKEAIDAVLDLEKMGLPFNRTPDGLIDQRRFGGHTRKHGEAAVRRSCYAADRTGHMILQTLYQQCVKHDVEFFNEFYVLDLLFTEVDGVRRTAGVVAYELATGEIHVFQAKSVVFATGGAGKVYKTTSNAHTLTGDGMAIAYRRGLPLEDMEFFQFHPTGLAGLGILLSEAARGEGAILRNSEGERFMERYAPTLKDLAPRDVVARAMANEVREGRGSGPNKDYVLLDLTHLEPAHIDAKLPDITEFARTYLGVEPYTEPVPVFPTAHYAMGGMPTTVDAEVLADNDHVVPGLYAAGEVACVSVHGANRLGTNSLLDINVFGRRAGLAAAKFAATAPWVELPSSPADETVALLDGIRDRADGERVAVLRRELQETMDANAQVFRSEATLKQALSDIHALKARYQNVSVQDKGRRFNTDLLEAVELGFLLDLAEVIVVGALERKESRGGHFREDYQNRDDVNYMRHTMAYRQDSDGAVRLDFKPVVITRYQPMERKF
- a CDS encoding succinate dehydrogenase hydrophobic membrane anchor subunit translates to MTTTIPSPRSPRTTRRLRGRTNTELYSWLFMRASGVLLLILVFTHLFVNLMTGDGINALDFAFVAGKWADPVWQVWDLVMLWLAMIHGTNGMRTVINDYAERDQVRMWLKIGLYTATTITIVLGTLVIFTFDPCPPDAAADLLPSFCSAS
- the sdhC gene encoding succinate dehydrogenase, cytochrome b556 subunit codes for the protein MPKAPAGTLYRGREGMWSWVAHRVTGVGIFFFLFAHILDTALVRVSPEAYNEVIATYKNPIVGLMEVGLVGAVVFHAFNGLRIVLVDFWSKGPRYQRHMFVAVGVLWVALMVPFVIRHLSHVFGG
- a CDS encoding succinate dehydrogenase iron-sulfur subunit, whose amino-acid sequence is MTAAVADAPAAGAVPSFEVTMRLRRFNPEADTEPRWEDHTVTMHGTDRVLDALHKIKWEIDGSLTFRRSCAHGICGSDAMRINGRNRLACKTLLKDLPLKKPITVEPIKGMTVLKDLVVDMDPFFEAYKSIMPFLITSGNEPTRERRQSPEDRARYDDTTKCIMCAACTSSCPIYWTDGQYFGPQAIVGAHRFIFDSRDEGAEQRLEILNDRDGVWRCRTTFNCTDACPRGIEVTKAIQEVKRALLFRRV